A genomic window from Punica granatum isolate Tunisia-2019 chromosome 2, ASM765513v2, whole genome shotgun sequence includes:
- the LOC116195406 gene encoding uncharacterized protein LOC116195406 has translation MTRQIVLRGASSVSRRQPLLKAKSTSSSCSSVRFAEVAGGTTAECAAIWCCCPCGIMNLIVLAVYKVPAGLCRRALRRKRRQRLIKQGLLSPKGSRLSSRFEEREDALVHPITLSDLLEANKSAREVEMEVAQLEKEMWERFYGTGFWRSPSQREQNYSIGSN, from the coding sequence ATGACGAGGCAGATAGTCCTGCGAGGGGCTTCGTCGGTGAGCCGGCGGCAGCCGCTGCTGAAGGCGAAGTCCACCTCGTCGTCGTGCTCGTCCGTAAGATTCGCGGAGGTAGCTGGGGGGACGACGGCTGAGTGCGCTGCGATCTGGTGCTGCTGCCCCTGCGGGATCATGAACCTGATCGTGCTGGCGGTGTACAAGGTGCCGGCGGGGTTGTGCCGGCGGGCGCTGAGGAGGAAGCGGCGGCAGCGGCTGATCAAGCAGGGGCTGCTGTCCCCTAAGGGGTCTCGGCTCTCGTCGAGGTTCGAGGAGAGGGAGGATGCTCTGGTCCACCCGATCACCCTCAGCGACCTCCTGGAAGCCAACAAGTCCGCCCGGGAGGTGGAGATGGAAGTGGCCCAGCTCGAGAAGGAGATGTGGGAGCGCTTCTATGGGACCGGCTTCTGGAGGAGCCCTTCTCAGAGAGAGCAAAACTACTCGATCGGATCGAATTGA